One genomic segment of Culturomica massiliensis includes these proteins:
- a CDS encoding glycosyltransferase has translation MHSPLTMYSPLTVIIPFLNEGDEVENTVKSIRETNREYIEIILINDCSSDGYDYERVATIYNTQYIVNPQRMGVAKSREIGVSLIKTPFFILLDAHMRFYKENWCDILVSYLEKEDRALYCLACKAIDKSGEPINNLIGCGAKLFLYGNDFSKILQPEWITEEIPYQEKDIEEIPCILGAAYAMSSRYWNYLKGLSMLKYYGADEAYLSLKVWLEGGRCILIKNTITGHIFRTGTQTPYAMYWPHLFFNKLIISETVLPEDYKRYVHAKLMALNPEAYMTAYAELIKVKDDIVNLRSYYQAIFTKNFDFFKQINQKYIDSENTDIPSIKINEEDGIRKVLKSVYDYLIKNNSSTIGFGVGGLGEIMYMAEYASIYAKDELPKVKKLLDELLENSKLEQFDFETGLSGLAWGLNYLNRHFHAFDIDEQFKESDKLLCNVLYDKIQKQDFAIPGGALGISFPFMERKNNKTLNDTIDILLRYINAYIFRYKDRIPRFTLFEITYFLILARDKNFCISDSLHLVSQVLSDSDKTDYLSECISAYLMIAINEKTENSSKDFHYNTLRKSAACREAVLAKVSEIGIYKGYPLLMYIFHAMYRKTQETVFRDALAYWKQETALKTASILLHTSVLSETEKSFLYGIAGAAFVILKTNQQ, from the coding sequence ATGCACTCCCCACTAACTATGTACTCCCCACTAACAGTTATAATTCCATTTTTAAATGAAGGTGATGAAGTTGAAAATACTGTAAAAAGCATAAGGGAAACAAATAGGGAGTATATCGAAATAATATTGATAAACGATTGTTCCAGTGATGGGTATGATTACGAAAGAGTAGCTACTATATATAATACACAATATATCGTTAACCCACAGAGAATGGGTGTTGCCAAAAGCAGAGAAATAGGGGTATCTTTAATCAAAACGCCGTTTTTTATTCTTCTCGATGCTCACATGAGATTTTATAAAGAGAATTGGTGTGATATCCTTGTCTCCTATTTAGAGAAGGAGGATCGAGCATTATACTGTCTTGCTTGTAAGGCAATTGATAAATCAGGTGAACCTATAAATAATCTTATCGGATGTGGTGCTAAACTATTTTTATATGGGAACGATTTTTCAAAAATATTACAGCCGGAATGGATAACCGAAGAAATTCCATATCAAGAAAAGGATATAGAAGAAATCCCTTGCATTTTAGGAGCGGCTTATGCCATGTCCAGTCGCTATTGGAATTACCTGAAAGGCTTATCGATGCTCAAATATTACGGGGCAGACGAAGCTTATCTTAGTCTGAAAGTCTGGTTAGAAGGCGGACGATGTATATTGATTAAAAATACGATTACCGGGCATATCTTCAGAACAGGCACTCAAACGCCTTATGCCATGTATTGGCCGCATTTATTTTTTAATAAACTGATTATTTCTGAAACAGTATTGCCGGAAGATTATAAACGATATGTTCACGCAAAATTAATGGCTTTGAATCCCGAAGCCTACATGACGGCATATGCAGAACTTATAAAAGTAAAAGACGATATCGTCAATTTACGGTCCTATTATCAAGCTATTTTTACAAAAAACTTTGATTTTTTCAAGCAAATCAATCAAAAATACATCGATTCTGAAAATACCGATATCCCCTCTATAAAAATAAACGAGGAAGACGGTATCCGAAAAGTTTTGAAATCGGTTTATGATTATTTGATTAAAAATAATTCCTCAACGATTGGTTTTGGAGTAGGTGGCTTAGGAGAAATAATGTATATGGCTGAATATGCTAGTATATACGCTAAAGACGAATTACCTAAGGTAAAAAAATTACTCGACGAATTGCTGGAAAATAGTAAACTTGAGCAATTCGATTTCGAAACGGGGCTATCTGGCTTAGCCTGGGGACTGAATTATCTGAACCGTCATTTCCATGCTTTTGATATCGATGAACAATTCAAAGAATCAGATAAGCTGTTATGTAATGTTTTGTATGATAAAATCCAAAAACAGGATTTTGCCATCCCGGGCGGTGCGTTGGGAATTTCTTTCCCTTTTATGGAAAGAAAAAACAATAAAACTTTAAATGATACTATCGACATATTGTTAAGATATATAAATGCTTATATCTTTCGGTACAAAGATCGGATTCCCCGGTTCACATTATTCGAGATTACCTATTTTCTGATTTTAGCCCGTGACAAAAATTTTTGTATTTCAGATTCTCTGCATCTCGTATCTCAAGTTCTGTCAGACAGTGATAAAACAGATTATCTTTCCGAATGTATCTCGGCCTACCTTATGATAGCTATAAATGAAAAAACAGAAAATTCCTCAAAAGATTTCCATTACAATACACTGAGAAAGTCGGCGGCTTGCCGGGAAGCTGTTTTGGCTAAAGTATCGGAAATAGGTATTTATAAAGGATATCCATTACTGATGTATATATTCCATGCTATGTATAGAAAAACGCAAGAAACGGTATTTAGAGATGCCCTGGCCTATTGGAAGCAAGAAACGGCATTGAAAACAGCAAGCATACTGCTTCACACCTCCGTTTTAAGCGAAACTGAAAAGAGTTTTCTATATGGAATCGCAGGGGCCGCATTCGTTATATTAAAAACAAATCAACAATGA
- a CDS encoding peptidase domain-containing ABC transporter, protein MRKIPFFRQRSSNICGPTCIQMLCAYYGKLYNIDTIIQHCELTKAGVSIRDIVNMGESLGCYASSFSVNPAEARRIPLQAILYLKEGHFVILEKIKYKRGHYFYKIIDPDYGRVELSEKAFIEKWMDNNRGFGVLLVPKDDFLTINPEINLRNRNKEIFTDIKSVASIHKKKFIWVILLTFIVLGTNWAMPILLQKTIDDGIMAKDINFVWLMLLAQFVFFIGFMLSNTITNLLSAKINFKINIDFVQKYFNKVVRLPINFFDTTFRSDLIQRLSDLGRINGFITDNIVDIVFSFANLIVFSVILMIYNSKIFLLFILFSTLSIVYSLLFLKKRKSLDYSFFSIDSQRRNSVYELIMGMSEIKINNAYHSRIKAWNIIESKLNKLKLKILYWSFYSSEGVSIIGRLRDIVLTALSAYYVIQDQMTMGTMMMISFVLGQLSAPISDMMSYTKIIQDIKLSYERVFDIYSKKDEDDEKMIHLNHQISDGIRFENVYFKYPGTSNPYILKDVSIDIPAGKTTAIVGPSGGGKTTMLKLILGFYQPLQGAIRIDRYNLNDIRRESWREQCGIVMQDGYIFSASIAENIALHEEEPDIKRLIYAAKIANLYDFIENLPMKFNTKIGEIGLNLSGGEKQRLWIARAVYKNPAIVLFDEATSLLDANNEKTIIGNLTAFLSKRTVVIIAHRLSTVKNADNIIFLDKGTIVEQGTHDDLIKLRGAYYNLVKNQLN, encoded by the coding sequence ATGAGAAAAATACCATTTTTCCGCCAACGCTCATCCAATATATGCGGACCGACCTGTATACAAATGCTGTGTGCTTATTATGGCAAATTGTACAATATAGATACGATCATACAGCATTGTGAATTAACGAAGGCCGGCGTATCCATCAGGGATATCGTCAATATGGGAGAAAGCTTGGGATGCTATGCTTCATCTTTTAGCGTAAACCCGGCAGAAGCCCGAAGAATCCCCCTTCAAGCCATCCTTTATCTTAAAGAAGGTCATTTTGTTATCCTTGAAAAAATAAAATATAAACGAGGTCATTATTTCTACAAAATAATAGATCCGGATTACGGCCGGGTGGAATTGTCTGAAAAGGCTTTTATTGAAAAATGGATGGATAATAACAGAGGATTCGGGGTACTCCTGGTACCTAAAGACGATTTTCTTACTATCAATCCTGAAATTAATCTCCGGAACCGTAATAAAGAGATTTTTACTGATATAAAATCGGTGGCCAGCATTCATAAGAAAAAATTCATATGGGTGATCTTACTGACTTTTATCGTGCTTGGAACCAATTGGGCCATGCCGATTCTGTTACAGAAAACGATAGATGACGGTATTATGGCAAAGGATATAAATTTCGTTTGGCTGATGTTATTGGCTCAATTCGTCTTCTTCATCGGGTTTATGTTATCAAACACAATAACCAATCTTCTTTCGGCAAAAATAAATTTTAAAATCAACATTGACTTTGTCCAAAAATACTTCAACAAAGTTGTCAGGCTTCCGATCAATTTTTTTGATACAACGTTCCGGTCGGATTTGATACAACGATTGTCCGACCTCGGAAGGATTAACGGATTTATAACAGACAATATTGTCGATATTGTCTTTTCATTTGCAAACCTCATCGTTTTTTCAGTCATCCTGATGATCTACAACAGTAAGATATTTTTATTATTCATTCTTTTTAGTACCCTTTCTATCGTTTACTCATTGCTGTTCCTGAAAAAAAGAAAAAGTTTGGACTATTCTTTCTTCTCAATAGATTCACAAAGACGGAATTCTGTATATGAGTTGATTATGGGAATGTCCGAGATCAAGATCAACAATGCTTACCATTCCCGGATCAAGGCGTGGAATATCATTGAATCCAAACTGAATAAACTGAAGCTAAAAATATTATACTGGAGCTTTTACTCATCTGAGGGCGTTTCAATTATCGGACGTCTAAGGGATATCGTACTGACAGCCTTATCAGCATATTATGTGATCCAGGATCAAATGACAATGGGTACAATGATGATGATAAGTTTTGTTTTAGGACAGCTTTCTGCCCCTATAAGCGATATGATGTCCTACACTAAAATTATTCAGGACATTAAATTGTCTTATGAACGGGTATTTGATATATATAGTAAAAAAGATGAAGATGATGAGAAAATGATACATCTAAATCATCAGATAAGCGATGGTATCCGATTTGAAAACGTATATTTTAAATATCCAGGAACATCGAATCCATATATACTCAAAGATGTAAGTATTGATATCCCGGCGGGAAAAACTACCGCTATTGTCGGTCCCAGTGGAGGAGGCAAAACAACCATGTTAAAATTGATCCTGGGTTTTTACCAACCGTTGCAAGGAGCCATCAGGATCGATCGGTACAATTTAAATGACATCCGGCGGGAATCATGGAGAGAACAATGTGGTATTGTAATGCAAGACGGTTATATCTTCAGCGCCTCAATTGCCGAAAACATAGCTTTACATGAAGAGGAACCTGATATCAAGCGGCTTATATATGCGGCAAAAATAGCTAATCTATACGATTTCATTGAAAATTTACCGATGAAATTCAACACCAAAATTGGTGAAATAGGCCTCAATCTCAGCGGAGGAGAAAAACAACGTCTCTGGATAGCGCGTGCTGTTTACAAAAATCCTGCTATCGTATTATTTGATGAAGCTACTTCCTTGTTAGATGCGAATAATGAAAAAACAATCATTGGTAATTTAACTGCCTTTTTATCTAAGAGAACAGTAGTTATTATTGCTCATAGGCTAAGTACGGTAAAAAATGCCGATAATATTATTTTCTTGGATAAAGGAACTATTGTGGAACAAGGAACTCACGATGATTTGATTAAATTACGCGGAGCCTATTATAATTTAGTTAAAAACCAACTGAATTAG
- a CDS encoding NfeD family protein, with amino-acid sequence MQEWWMSLDLFLKSLWCISITTSLIFIIQTVLTFIGMDSDAGSGADFDGSTGTDGDFPFQLFTFRNFINFFLGFSWTAIAFYEVITPTWFLLFIAILVGLLLVAAVMYIFYLMSRMEQSGNINIDNALGCRGNVYLKIPAKRSGEGKIQISIQGAIREYDALTDGEELPTGSPIRVIEVLNAETLLVEKI; translated from the coding sequence ATGCAAGAATGGTGGATGTCTCTTGACTTATTTTTAAAAAGCCTGTGGTGTATCAGCATCACAACGAGTCTGATCTTTATCATCCAAACCGTCCTTACCTTTATAGGTATGGATTCGGATGCCGGATCAGGTGCCGACTTTGACGGCAGTACCGGTACGGACGGGGATTTCCCTTTCCAGCTCTTTACATTCCGTAACTTTATCAACTTCTTCCTCGGATTCAGTTGGACGGCCATTGCCTTTTACGAAGTTATCACCCCGACCTGGTTCCTGTTGTTTATAGCTATCCTCGTCGGACTTTTACTTGTTGCAGCCGTTATGTATATTTTCTACCTGATGAGCCGCATGGAACAATCCGGAAACATCAATATCGACAACGCCCTCGGATGCCGGGGCAATGTATATCTTAAAATCCCGGCAAAACGTTCCGGTGAAGGGAAAATACAAATATCCATACAAGGGGCTATCCGGGAATACGATGCGCTCACCGATGGAGAAGAACTCCCTACGGGAAGCCCGATCCGGGTAATAGAAGTATTAAACGCAGAAACCCTGCTCGTCGAAAAAATTTAA
- a CDS encoding outer membrane beta-barrel family protein — translation MKYLYLIFILTLSLQSVKSQILIGRVTDLSDKPLSEATIVITDSMYYNILITDMKGGFRALDCPDSITIRISYVGFATWQKDIVISQLKDSLLTVKLEPSNMELDDVIVTAQPPKIKKELGKFVMDNVSVSPFAKGTNAQGFLRFIPILNTATNGTVKILHRNEPATIQINGRPATMPLNLIPARNIDRIEIIAVPGAEYGGSKGGIINVVLKKEMDEGLKAVVSLSDKQSYYNTQNIGTFIYYSGKKIRIMGSVSGNNFKMRLKNDYKHILAAENKVWDIVSPIKITKKTLSASFNLEYLPTDRQTWGFQVSAFGSEDENTFHSKTVYYRTETITPDSIFKTKIKNDNPFRPHLSANVSYNLKMDNNGSKWNTNLYYGHYNNKTNTREITGEYRQNDPSGKEINATQYTSVKVDYSGLTTDLHKKFNDDNTLKSGANLYYYHMNNKLAYEQTSGTKYGPEPVGSYSFLHKEFTGAFYITYERVWSDMFETSLGIRTQYRWVNGIDTRWSNRIIKDYFHILPSVSLLFTPNDEHEFSLDLSSSVSYPSLNNLTSFKYFLSANEYSQGNPDLLASRNFDFMFSYNFFDDYSFVVDYMHDTDCWSDFVIPDKDGNIVHTQANYGNCDDIDFAFIIQKYFFNNRWMLSSDLGANYTYDKGSYKGIRIDNKNWSYNFRLSNNIFLSKDQSWLAVVVYKFSSKSRNTVTIPAHHSIEASIQKTFKNSSLSINAETMFNNKMQLSSNYAESGYSYKLTKQFYPSVSINYTYTFGNKKVRNIYERKDSNILDRIK, via the coding sequence ATGAAATATTTATATTTGATTTTTATATTGACTCTATCGCTGCAATCCGTAAAATCGCAGATTTTAATAGGACGTGTTACCGATCTCTCGGACAAACCTTTGTCGGAAGCTACGATTGTGATTACAGACAGCATGTATTACAACATCCTTATCACAGACATGAAAGGAGGGTTTCGTGCCTTGGACTGTCCCGACAGCATAACAATCCGGATTTCGTATGTGGGATTCGCTACCTGGCAGAAAGATATAGTCATAAGTCAACTGAAGGACAGCTTGTTAACAGTAAAACTCGAACCGTCGAATATGGAATTGGACGACGTTATTGTGACCGCGCAACCGCCGAAAATCAAAAAAGAGCTGGGTAAGTTCGTAATGGACAACGTATCTGTATCGCCCTTTGCCAAAGGAACCAATGCACAGGGTTTTCTTCGTTTTATTCCTATTTTGAACACTGCCACTAACGGCACCGTCAAGATATTACACAGAAATGAGCCGGCAACCATTCAAATTAACGGCCGGCCGGCAACCATGCCGCTTAACCTTATACCAGCCCGCAATATCGATCGTATCGAAATAATCGCTGTTCCAGGAGCAGAATACGGCGGCAGCAAAGGCGGAATAATCAATGTCGTGTTAAAAAAAGAAATGGACGAAGGATTGAAAGCAGTAGTCAGTCTGAGCGATAAACAAAGCTATTATAATACACAGAATATCGGAACATTTATCTACTATTCAGGAAAAAAAATACGTATTATGGGTAGTGTTTCCGGAAATAATTTCAAAATGCGGTTAAAAAACGACTATAAACATATTCTGGCTGCCGAAAATAAAGTTTGGGATATCGTTTCTCCAATTAAAATTACCAAAAAGACCTTAAGTGCAAGCTTTAATCTGGAATACTTGCCTACCGACCGGCAGACATGGGGATTCCAGGTATCCGCTTTCGGTTCTGAAGACGAAAATACCTTCCATAGCAAGACAGTTTATTACAGGACAGAAACCATTACACCGGATTCTATTTTTAAGACAAAGATCAAGAACGACAATCCATTCAGACCGCACCTAAGCGCAAACGTGAGTTATAACCTGAAAATGGATAACAACGGAAGTAAATGGAACACCAATCTATATTACGGGCATTACAACAACAAAACCAATACCCGTGAAATAACCGGAGAATATCGCCAAAACGACCCATCCGGCAAAGAAATCAATGCGACACAATATACTTCCGTAAAAGTAGACTACAGCGGGTTGACAACCGATCTCCACAAAAAGTTCAATGACGACAACACATTGAAAAGCGGAGCCAATTTATATTATTACCACATGAACAACAAACTAGCTTATGAACAGACAAGCGGTACAAAATACGGACCTGAGCCTGTGGGTAGCTATTCGTTTCTTCACAAAGAGTTTACCGGAGCTTTTTATATCACTTACGAGCGGGTATGGTCAGATATGTTCGAAACCTCATTAGGAATAAGAACACAATACCGATGGGTAAACGGTATCGACACAAGGTGGAGTAACCGCATAATTAAAGACTATTTCCATATTCTTCCGTCTGTTTCTCTGTTATTTACACCAAACGATGAGCATGAGTTCTCATTAGATCTAAGCTCGTCGGTATCTTACCCCTCACTTAACAACCTGACCTCTTTCAAATATTTTTTGTCAGCCAATGAATACTCTCAGGGGAATCCGGATTTACTCGCTTCGCGTAATTTTGATTTCATGTTTTCCTATAATTTCTTCGATGATTACAGTTTCGTTGTCGACTATATGCACGATACCGACTGCTGGAGCGATTTTGTCATCCCGGACAAAGACGGCAATATCGTACATACACAAGCGAATTACGGCAATTGTGATGATATAGACTTCGCATTTATCATTCAAAAATATTTTTTCAACAATCGTTGGATGCTTAGTAGTGACCTCGGTGCAAATTATACTTATGATAAAGGAAGTTATAAAGGAATCAGAATAGATAATAAAAATTGGAGTTACAACTTCCGGCTGAGCAACAATATTTTCTTGTCAAAGGATCAGAGTTGGCTAGCAGTAGTTGTATATAAATTTTCGAGTAAATCCAGAAATACAGTAACCATACCTGCCCATCATTCGATAGAAGCCAGCATACAAAAGACATTTAAAAATAGTTCGCTTTCAATTAATGCAGAGACGATGTTTAATAATAAAATGCAACTCAGCAGCAATTATGCGGAATCAGGGTATAGCTATAAGCTGACCAAACAATTTTATCCGTCTGTTTCGATAAATTATACCTATACATTCGGAAATAAAAAAGTAAGAAATATATATGAACGAAAAGATAGTAATATTTTAGATCGGATAAAATGA
- a CDS encoding radical SAM/SPASM domain-containing protein → MTDYKFSKYNSILKTDAKLNVLYNGLSDRFIVFRKKLRALLDKDIEELKNTSEEFYRTLVEADAIIATDRDEFAELKSLSEKIDNAQHECKIIVNPTMDCNFKCWYCYENHVVNSKINSDILERIKRLIRRQTENEQIEFIDLAFFGGEPLLQYPAIKELIDYTREQCCYQKKNYHLGFTSNGYLLNEEIINHLSSIEDSKSFQITLDGDREKHNKIRHEKNNSDSYDTIIFNSKILLKHKIHVLLRINYTLHNILSVKNILADINDIPETDRKYLRISFHRVWQDIDHDEGNKTLIADIIESFKSEFDQTNDSYHMNDMHYPCYGDKQGTVVVNYNGDVYKCTARNFSAENRYGILLSDGTIAWDQQKLEKRKHAKMNKEICKSCRILPLCGGGCAQNSVENPDNFCGLAFTESDKDRIIFNHFYNRYLNNTYNE, encoded by the coding sequence ATGACCGATTACAAATTCAGTAAGTATAATTCGATATTAAAAACCGATGCTAAATTAAACGTATTGTACAATGGGTTGAGCGACCGATTCATAGTGTTCAGAAAAAAACTCCGGGCACTGTTGGATAAAGATATCGAAGAATTGAAAAATACATCGGAAGAATTTTATCGTACATTAGTAGAAGCTGATGCAATTATAGCAACCGACCGAGACGAATTCGCAGAACTGAAAAGCCTGAGTGAAAAGATAGACAACGCACAGCATGAATGCAAAATAATTGTTAATCCGACGATGGATTGCAATTTTAAATGCTGGTATTGTTATGAAAATCATGTCGTCAATTCAAAAATCAATTCCGATATTCTGGAACGGATCAAACGATTGATCAGGCGACAAACAGAAAATGAGCAAATCGAATTTATAGATCTGGCATTCTTCGGAGGAGAACCTCTTCTCCAATATCCTGCCATCAAAGAACTGATCGACTATACCAGGGAACAATGCTGTTATCAAAAAAAGAATTACCACCTTGGATTTACTTCAAATGGATACTTACTGAATGAGGAAATAATCAATCATCTGAGCAGTATCGAAGACTCCAAAAGCTTTCAGATCACTCTCGACGGAGACCGGGAAAAGCATAATAAAATCAGGCATGAAAAAAATAACAGTGACTCATATGATACAATCATATTCAATAGTAAAATACTATTGAAACATAAAATACACGTCCTGCTAAGAATAAACTATACATTGCATAATATATTATCCGTCAAAAATATATTAGCAGATATAAATGATATTCCGGAAACAGACAGAAAATACCTCAGGATCAGTTTTCACCGGGTATGGCAGGATATAGACCATGATGAGGGAAATAAAACATTGATCGCAGATATCATAGAGTCATTTAAAAGCGAATTCGATCAAACTAACGATTCATATCATATGAATGACATGCATTACCCATGCTACGGAGATAAACAAGGGACAGTAGTTGTGAATTACAATGGGGATGTCTATAAATGTACCGCACGGAATTTCTCGGCAGAAAATCGATATGGCATATTACTATCCGATGGGACAATAGCCTGGGATCAGCAAAAACTTGAAAAACGGAAACATGCTAAAATGAACAAAGAGATATGTAAATCATGCCGTATATTACCACTATGTGGAGGAGGATGTGCACAAAATTCGGTCGAAAATCCCGATAATTTTTGCGGATTAGCTTTCACTGAATCCGACAAAGACCGAATCATATTTAATCATTTTTACAATAGATATTTAAACAATACATACAATGAATAA
- a CDS encoding flotillin family protein, which translates to METTLYPIIAIVAVLFVTFAAILSRYKRCPSDKILVVYGRTGKNKAGATSSARCIHGGAAFIWPVFQSYAFLDLTPISIECNLTNALSKQNIRVDVPCRFTVGISTESESMTNAAERLLGQRLENIQDLAKDILFGQLRLVIATMDIEEINSDRDKFLANVSANVEAELRKIGLKLINVNVTDLRDESGYIEALGKEAAAKAINDAKKSVAEQNRFGEIGKAEADRDKDIRIAETVRDTRVRTSEANASAVEGENNAKILIADSDATRREREAEAARKAIAAEKVQSAKALEEAYLAEKEAETARAEREKATQTANIVVPAQIEKEKAIIDAEAEAERIRRLAKGEADAIYAKMDAQARGLLEILTKQASGYDRIVQAANGDPDKAILLLITDKLPELVKTQVEAVKNIKIDKITVWDGNNTGNGNTSTANFISGMMKSVPPLNDLFNMAGLDLPTYLKGKEQEKNQQIPVAEEVPAEETK; encoded by the coding sequence ATGGAAACAACCCTTTATCCCATCATTGCGATCGTCGCCGTACTATTCGTCACCTTCGCCGCTATTCTGTCCCGTTACAAACGGTGTCCTTCCGATAAAATCCTTGTCGTTTACGGAAGAACAGGAAAAAACAAAGCCGGAGCAACCAGCTCTGCCCGTTGTATACACGGTGGTGCTGCTTTTATCTGGCCTGTATTCCAAAGCTACGCTTTCCTGGACCTTACTCCGATTTCCATCGAATGCAACCTGACCAACGCTTTGAGTAAACAAAATATCCGTGTCGACGTCCCCTGTCGTTTTACCGTAGGTATATCCACCGAATCCGAAAGCATGACCAATGCCGCCGAACGCTTACTCGGACAACGACTTGAAAATATTCAGGATTTAGCTAAAGACATCTTATTCGGACAATTACGTCTGGTCATTGCAACAATGGACATCGAAGAAATCAATTCCGACCGGGACAAATTTCTGGCCAATGTCAGTGCGAACGTAGAAGCCGAACTCCGTAAAATCGGTTTGAAACTGATCAATGTGAACGTCACCGACCTCCGCGATGAGTCCGGATACATTGAAGCTTTAGGAAAAGAAGCTGCAGCCAAAGCCATCAACGACGCCAAAAAAAGCGTAGCCGAACAAAACCGATTCGGGGAAATCGGTAAAGCCGAAGCCGACCGGGACAAAGACATCCGCATCGCCGAAACCGTACGCGACACCCGTGTCCGTACTTCAGAAGCCAATGCTTCAGCCGTAGAGGGGGAAAACAATGCCAAAATCCTCATCGCCGATTCCGATGCCACCCGTCGCGAAAGAGAAGCCGAAGCCGCACGTAAAGCCATCGCCGCCGAAAAAGTACAATCGGCAAAAGCCCTGGAAGAAGCCTACCTTGCAGAAAAAGAAGCCGAAACAGCCCGTGCCGAACGTGAAAAAGCGACCCAAACGGCCAACATCGTCGTTCCGGCACAGATTGAAAAAGAAAAAGCCATCATCGATGCAGAAGCAGAAGCAGAACGTATCCGCCGACTGGCCAAAGGTGAAGCCGATGCAATCTATGCTAAGATGGATGCTCAGGCAAGAGGTTTACTTGAAATCCTGACCAAGCAAGCATCGGGTTACGACCGTATCGTACAGGCGGCAAACGGCGATCCCGACAAAGCGATCCTCTTGCTGATCACCGACAAACTGCCCGAACTGGTTAAAACCCAGGTTGAAGCTGTTAAAAACATTAAAATCGATAAAATTACGGTATGGGATGGTAACAACACTGGAAATGGTAACACATCCACAGCCAACTTTATTTCCGGCATGATGAAATCCGTTCCACCGTTGAACGACCTGTTTAACATGGCAGGCCTGGATCTCCCGACCTATCTGAAAGGAAAAGAACAGGAAAAAAATCAACAAATACCGGTTGCCGAAGAAGTTCCCGCCGAGGAAACCAAATAA